A genomic window from Vagococcus entomophilus includes:
- a CDS encoding glucosaminidase domain-containing protein: MKFQKFITLVTICTLSSIVLAPATYFAESTTTDQTSETTTNTSDTTSESSSTSTSATTSESSTTGSTTQETTSTTEQKQTNSTAEKSEDHKSSTATQTTIPKVEEKPASWTSKPALEQTTVVPSTSTKFSYNQSTDEFIQKIGDEARQIAHDNDLYASVMIAQAILESGSGNSGLAATPNFNLFGIKGEYKGTSVTMKTQEDDGSGKLYTIDSAFRKYPSYKESLEDYAQLLKKGLSGNSDFYHGVWKSQTTSYHEATKALTGKYATDTKYNEKLDQLIEVYHLTNYDQLKAGGNQESNSNSSSQKITPQPADAKSVRTSDKVQLLKMYPSKSAG; this comes from the coding sequence GTGAAGTTTCAGAAGTTCATTACACTCGTAACCATCTGTACTTTATCAAGCATTGTATTGGCTCCAGCCACTTACTTTGCAGAAAGTACTACAACGGATCAAACAAGTGAAACAACAACGAATACATCAGATACAACCAGTGAGAGTAGTTCAACCTCAACGAGTGCAACAACGAGTGAGAGTAGTACGACTGGCTCAACCACTCAGGAGACAACCTCAACAACTGAGCAAAAGCAAACAAATAGTACTGCGGAAAAAAGTGAAGACCACAAAAGTAGCACAGCTACACAAACAACAATTCCTAAAGTAGAAGAAAAACCGGCTAGCTGGACTAGCAAACCTGCTTTAGAGCAAACAACCGTTGTTCCGTCAACAAGCACTAAGTTTAGTTATAATCAATCAACAGACGAATTTATTCAAAAGATTGGCGATGAGGCCCGTCAAATTGCACATGATAATGATTTGTATGCCTCTGTCATGATTGCCCAGGCAATTCTTGAATCTGGGTCTGGAAACAGTGGCTTAGCTGCAACACCAAATTTTAATTTATTTGGAATCAAAGGAGAATATAAAGGTACATCGGTGACGATGAAAACGCAAGAAGATGATGGCAGTGGCAAACTTTATACGATTGATTCTGCTTTTAGAAAATATCCTTCCTATAAAGAATCTTTAGAGGATTACGCGCAGCTTCTGAAAAAAGGTTTGAGTGGGAATAGTGATTTTTACCATGGAGTTTGGAAATCACAAACGACTAGTTATCATGAAGCTACGAAAGCATTGACTGGAAAATACGCTACGGATACAAAATACAATGAAAAATTAGATCAATTGATTGAGGTCTATCATCTAACAAACTACGATCAACTAAAAGCGGGGGGAAATCAAGAGAGTAACAGCAACTCATCAAGTCAAAAAATTACCCCACAACCTGCGGATGCGAAGTCAGTAAGAACCTCTGATAAAGTCCAATTATTGAAAATGTATCCTTCTAAATCGGCAGGATAA
- a CDS encoding SseB family protein: MEQEEVKNSELVTRIEIIKKDYTQKNKQFFYEELEDSKLLLPVNLDSKNKINIIKIEDSVGNDYIPAFKDWKNLRLGEESNAVVFTIYDHF, from the coding sequence ATGGAACAAGAAGAAGTTAAAAATTCTGAATTAGTAACTAGAATTGAAATTATTAAAAAAGATTATACACAAAAGAATAAGCAATTTTTTTACGAAGAATTAGAAGACTCAAAACTATTATTACCAGTTAACTTAGATTCTAAAAATAAAATTAATATTATTAAAATCGAGGACTCTGTAGGCAATGATTATATACCAGCTTTTAAAGATTGGAAGAATCTCCGATTAGGTGAAGAAAGTAATGCTGTAGTTTTTACTATATATGATCATTTTTAA
- the rimP gene encoding ribosome maturation factor RimP, with product MSSVVETVQNVVTPILDECHFELVDVEFVKEGKNWFLRVFIDKPGGIDIEECALVSEKLSEKMDQLDPDPIPQAYFLEVSSPGAERPLKKESDYEQALNEYIHVSLYQNIEGEKQYEGFLTSYDSENLTLLVRIKTREKEFTFSRKNIAKARLAIQF from the coding sequence TTGAGCAGTGTAGTAGAAACCGTACAAAATGTGGTTACGCCAATCTTAGATGAATGTCACTTTGAATTAGTTGATGTAGAGTTTGTAAAAGAAGGAAAAAATTGGTTCTTACGTGTCTTTATTGACAAACCAGGTGGTATTGATATTGAAGAGTGCGCACTTGTGAGTGAAAAGCTTAGTGAAAAGATGGACCAGTTAGATCCAGATCCAATTCCACAAGCCTATTTTCTCGAGGTATCTTCACCTGGAGCTGAGCGACCGCTAAAAAAAGAAAGTGACTATGAGCAAGCGCTAAATGAGTATATTCATGTTTCTCTTTATCAAAACATTGAGGGAGAAAAACAATATGAAGGTTTTTTAACTTCCTATGATTCAGAAAATTTAACTTTGTTAGTCCGCATAAAAACTAGAGAAAAAGAATTCACTTTTTCACGTAAAAACATTGCCAAAGCACGTCTAGCAATCCAGTTTTAA
- a CDS encoding enhanced serine sensitivity protein SseB gives MNKQNIVENPKLCEMMKLLRKEYTKKIENKFYEQLWKSKFLLPAIVKEENKISIIKILDKQENEYLPIFTDWQNFQLNSDNTKESQSTIFTFEECFNIVQSDSSIFGIVINPYSDNLVLTRENLQFLEKSQTTIKKGEKISIGMPKDYPYQLVEACKNFFEEGTSVKSAFLLQMVKANQISLLLVIETKDEETILPKISKCVEKFLKSDDVLDIISLNTSLGQNVTKGYEPFFKRK, from the coding sequence ATGAATAAGCAAAATATCGTAGAAAATCCCAAGTTATGTGAAATGATGAAGCTTTTACGAAAAGAATATACAAAAAAAATTGAGAATAAATTTTATGAACAATTATGGAAAAGTAAATTTTTATTACCTGCTATAGTAAAAGAAGAGAACAAAATATCTATTATAAAAATATTGGATAAACAAGAGAATGAGTATTTGCCAATATTTACAGATTGGCAAAACTTTCAACTAAATAGTGACAACACAAAAGAATCACAATCAACTATCTTTACATTTGAAGAATGTTTTAATATAGTGCAATCTGATTCAAGTATATTTGGGATTGTTATTAATCCCTATAGTGATAATTTAGTATTAACTAGAGAAAATCTTCAGTTTTTAGAAAAATCTCAGACGACTATTAAGAAAGGTGAAAAAATTTCTATTGGTATGCCTAAAGATTATCCTTACCAATTGGTTGAAGCATGTAAAAATTTTTTTGAAGAAGGAACTTCTGTAAAAAGTGCTTTTTTACTTCAAATGGTAAAAGCAAATCAGATAAGTTTATTACTGGTCATTGAAACGAAAGATGAGGAAACAATATTACCTAAAATCAGTAAGTGTGTAGAAAAGTTTTTAAAAAGTGACGATGTTCTTGATATAATATCTTTAAATACTTCTTTAGGTCAAAATGTGACAAAAGGGTATGAGCCTTTTTTTAAACGGAAATAA
- a CDS encoding YlxQ-related RNA-binding protein produces MNRQKLLNLIGLSLRAGKMISGEELTLRDVRNQKAKLVFVAKNASENTKKKMTDKCAFYHVPYNLDFTQEEISQAIGRNRMIVGICDEGFAKKMQELSVE; encoded by the coding sequence ATGAATAGACAAAAGTTATTAAACTTGATAGGTTTATCATTACGAGCGGGAAAAATGATTTCTGGTGAAGAATTAACACTTCGCGATGTTCGCAATCAAAAAGCAAAATTAGTTTTTGTAGCGAAAAATGCCAGTGAAAATACCAAAAAAAAGATGACCGACAAATGCGCCTTTTATCATGTCCCTTATAATTTAGATTTCACTCAGGAGGAAATCAGCCAAGCAATTGGTCGAAACCGAATGATTGTCGGAATTTGCGATGAAGGATTTGCAAAAAAAATGCAAGAATTAAGCGTAGAATAG
- a CDS encoding DUF5085 family protein, whose amino-acid sequence MIAEGQMISFRNVVSKFYTLYPNDMNLVIEEMGKELEMRNLTPSGPMFYSTITDFREEPLTMEVFVPVEENQLPDMQDKEIIFRSYFLIESMIMTRVSNDYETQTIEKHIELIRYTEEHNMEIGSHFFVMPRVVEDHIYIEIYLKALFEN is encoded by the coding sequence ATGATAGCAGAAGGTCAAATGATTTCATTTCGTAACGTTGTCTCTAAATTTTATACCCTCTATCCAAATGATATGAATTTGGTCATTGAGGAAATGGGGAAAGAATTAGAAATGCGAAATCTAACACCAAGTGGTCCGATGTTTTATTCCACAATTACAGATTTTAGAGAAGAACCTTTGACAATGGAGGTTTTCGTTCCGGTAGAAGAAAATCAGTTGCCCGACATGCAGGATAAAGAAATCATCTTTAGATCCTATTTCTTAATAGAAAGTATGATTATGACCAGAGTTTCAAATGATTATGAAACACAAACAATTGAAAAGCATATTGAATTAATTCGTTATACAGAAGAACACAATATGGAAATTGGCTCTCATTTTTTTGTTATGCCCAGGGTAGTAGAGGATCATATATACATTGAAATTTATTTAAAGGCATTGTTTGAAAACTAG
- a CDS encoding metallophosphoesterase has protein sequence MLNFLLFILIVTALVGLFIRHGYKENRRLVVETLKLSGKRLPQTLPHLTIMHLSDLHFSRLRVSQEKIIRAVVEAKPSYIFISGDTIDRTADLKKVPLVSFLNQLAAIAPTFVVSGNHETSSGQYKKWMQLVESSHAELLKNEVVVVPFDQTHITISGFLEGHHTLSNEQKEKLKFSSLNLLLAHHPEKFLEHMEAFAPFPLDAIFSGHAHGGQIRIPGLGGLLAPNQGLLPYYTDGAYQVNERPETTLFVSRGLGNSRFPFRINNKPVLLKVTIKGTLK, from the coding sequence ATGCTCAATTTTTTATTATTTATCCTAATTGTTACCGCTTTGGTTGGACTTTTTATCCGACACGGCTACAAGGAAAACCGTCGCTTAGTTGTGGAAACGCTAAAACTTTCCGGCAAGAGATTACCCCAAACCTTACCACATCTGACCATCATGCATCTCTCTGATTTGCATTTTTCCAGATTACGTGTATCTCAAGAGAAAATCATCCGGGCTGTTGTCGAAGCTAAGCCAAGCTATATCTTCATTTCAGGCGATACCATTGACCGAACTGCTGATTTGAAAAAAGTACCACTTGTCAGCTTTCTCAATCAACTAGCAGCTATTGCGCCTACTTTTGTGGTCTCTGGAAATCACGAGACCAGTAGTGGGCAATACAAAAAATGGATGCAACTCGTTGAATCTAGTCATGCTGAATTACTCAAAAATGAAGTGGTAGTGGTTCCATTTGATCAAACTCATATCACAATCAGTGGTTTTTTAGAAGGCCACCATACATTGAGTAACGAACAAAAAGAAAAGCTGAAATTTTCTAGCCTCAACCTTTTGCTTGCGCATCATCCTGAAAAATTTTTAGAACACATGGAGGCTTTTGCACCTTTTCCACTTGACGCAATCTTTAGTGGACACGCACATGGAGGTCAAATTCGAATTCCGGGTTTAGGTGGCTTACTTGCCCCAAACCAAGGACTTTTACCCTATTACACAGATGGTGCTTATCAAGTCAACGAACGTCCCGAAACCACGCTCTTTGTTAGTCGTGGACTCGGTAACAGTCGTTTCCCTTTTCGAATCAACAATAAACCAGTTTTACTAAAGGTAACAATCAAAGGAACATTAAAATAA
- a CDS encoding zincin-like metallopeptidase toxin domain-containing protein, with product MPDVKYTESSWEKTNQALSHLTGCYGIGVTEELKAVSRNLEEAEEVIRSYDEDRLIHFSHENHTSKYETLGEKLAVLQEFTTQVNGVLAEEIDDPFYKKIDAYIEAVRDLDISEYTTKNRLGITSKETIYGDGVGQTIEIEKTNIDLADIVNGKNFVGKLMNREWKSYLKNHPGGDKISYSEYQTAILHSGAFEYKSVKDGQQSKEMFFTVGAVTATVVVGIFCPPAGMALGVTLAGSEVISAANGKNLISGRELGTGERWTRGVLGVVGLGLGTAELRAFSKSVSMVKGTQPGTLENLTQMIKHSSRSSYKELQSTARNMSAVEKADGSNLDYRRINIQQNDIGERLATRKEIRSFKKKFGQNGVKLTIDKKGKILPANVDGGFNFKTGKIVLPKNPTQIALHHEGFHAEQWLNIGQDAYAKLAVLEREEHVFEQIMKNQHLFDDQSIIHSIEYIERLRLKLK from the coding sequence ATGCCAGATGTCAAGTATACTGAGAGTAGCTGGGAAAAAACGAATCAGGCCTTGTCACACTTGACAGGCTGTTATGGAATCGGCGTCACCGAAGAGTTAAAAGCCGTTTCCAGAAATTTGGAAGAGGCAGAGGAAGTGATACGTTCTTATGATGAAGATCGTTTGATCCATTTTAGCCATGAAAATCATACAAGTAAGTATGAAACTCTCGGAGAAAAGCTAGCTGTTCTACAAGAGTTTACGACGCAAGTAAACGGCGTGTTGGCAGAGGAAATAGATGATCCATTCTATAAAAAAATAGATGCCTATATTGAAGCGGTACGAGATCTAGATATTAGCGAGTATACCACAAAGAATCGTTTAGGAATTACGTCAAAAGAAACGATCTATGGGGATGGGGTTGGTCAAACAATCGAAATCGAAAAGACCAACATTGACTTGGCGGATATAGTAAACGGGAAGAATTTTGTTGGCAAGCTGATGAACCGAGAGTGGAAGAGCTATCTCAAAAATCATCCGGGTGGAGATAAGATTAGCTACAGTGAGTATCAAACGGCGATTTTACATTCTGGTGCTTTTGAGTATAAGTCGGTGAAAGATGGGCAACAAAGCAAAGAGATGTTTTTCACAGTCGGTGCGGTAACAGCAACTGTAGTAGTTGGAATTTTTTGTCCACCAGCAGGTATGGCATTAGGTGTGACACTTGCGGGCAGCGAAGTGATCAGCGCAGCAAATGGGAAGAACCTGATTAGTGGGCGAGAATTAGGGACTGGCGAGCGCTGGACACGAGGCGTCTTAGGCGTCGTCGGTCTAGGACTAGGCACAGCAGAGCTAAGAGCATTTAGCAAGAGTGTCAGCATGGTCAAAGGAACACAGCCTGGCACCCTTGAAAACCTCACACAAATGATAAAGCACTCCAGTAGAAGTAGCTACAAAGAACTCCAAAGCACCGCACGAAACATGAGTGCCGTAGAGAAAGCTGATGGGTCTAATCTAGATTATAGAAGAATAAATATTCAACAGAATGATATAGGTGAACGTTTAGCAACTAGAAAAGAAATACGGTCATTCAAAAAAAAGTTTGGACAAAATGGTGTGAAACTTACTATAGATAAAAAAGGTAAGATTTTACCCGCTAATGTAGATGGAGGATTTAATTTCAAAACGGGGAAGATAGTACTTCCTAAAAATCCAACTCAAATAGCCCTACATCATGAGGGATTTCATGCAGAGCAGTGGTTAAATATTGGACAAGATGCATATGCAAAATTAGCAGTCTTAGAACGAGAAGAACACGTGTTTGAACAAATAATGAAAAACCAACATTTATTTGATGATCAATCAATTATTCATTCTATAGAGTATATAGAACGTCTGAGACTTAAATTAAAATAG
- a CDS encoding pre-toxin TG domain-containing protein — translation MCVAHIFYLEVSYFTPNYHPGGDKIRYGEYQTAILHSGAFEYKSVKDGQQSKEMFFTFGAVTATVVVGIFCPPAGMALGVTLASSEVISAANGKDLISGRELGTGERWKRGVLGVVGLGLGAAELRAFSKSVSMVKGTQPGTLENFTQMMKHSSRSSYKELQSTARNMSAVEKASGSYGEYSTKIDSKVIEVEKANLIDDIKNTYTDGQYRTVETLEEVKIYRTYGGRAKQTGGYGTTSPATTRIDAKIDTALLPEWGNSRQYEIEITIPKGQQLNIGKVAPQTTKTGTILSGGADQILLPKNWPSDWITNTRVVPSK, via the coding sequence TTGTGCGTAGCTCATATCTTTTATTTAGAAGTAAGTTATTTTACTCCCAACTATCATCCGGGTGGAGATAAGATTCGCTACGGTGAGTATCAAACGGCGATTTTACATTCTGGTGCTTTTGAATATAAGTCAGTGAAAGACGGGCAACAAAGCAAAGAGATGTTTTTCACATTCGGTGCGGTGACAGCAACTGTAGTAGTCGGGATTTTTTGTCCGCCAGCAGGTATGGCATTAGGTGTGACACTTGCGAGTAGTGAAGTAATCAGCGCAGCAAATGGAAAGGACCTGATTAGTGGGCGAGAATTAGGGACCGGAGAGCGCTGGAAACGAGGCGTCTTAGGCGTCGTCGGTCTAGGACTAGGCGCAGCAGAGCTAAGAGCATTTAGTAAGAGTGTCAGCATGGTCAAAGGAACACAGCCTGGCACCCTTGAAAACTTCACACAAATGATGAAGCACTCCAGTAGAAGTAGCTACAAAGAACTCCAAAGCACCGCACGAAATATGAGTGCAGTGGAGAAAGCCAGTGGGTCTTATGGTGAGTATAGTACAAAAATAGATTCTAAAGTTATTGAAGTAGAAAAAGCAAATCTAATAGATGATATAAAAAATACCTATACAGACGGTCAATATAGAACTGTTGAAACATTAGAAGAAGTAAAAATTTATAGAACATATGGAGGAAGAGCAAAACAAACCGGAGGATATGGAACAACCTCACCTGCAACAACAAGAATAGATGCTAAAATAGATACAGCATTGTTGCCAGAATGGGGTAATAGTAGACAATATGAGATTGAGATTACAATTCCAAAAGGGCAACAACTTAATATAGGAAAAGTAGCACCACAAACGACTAAAACAGGTACTATTTTATCTGGAGGAGCTGATCAGATTTTATTACCAAAGAATTGGCCTTCTGATTGGATAACAAATACAAGAGTTGTTCCAAGTAAGTAG
- the rnpM gene encoding RNase P modulator RnpM produces the protein MKKRKIPLRKCVVSGEMKPKKEMIRIVRSKEGIVSIDPSGKMPGRGAYVSIEPTVVKKAWDGKILDRILEVPLEDTFYQELYDYVDHQKARRELFGNE, from the coding sequence ATGAAAAAACGTAAAATCCCTTTGCGTAAATGTGTTGTTTCTGGCGAAATGAAACCAAAAAAAGAAATGATTCGAATTGTTCGTTCGAAAGAAGGCATTGTTTCCATCGATCCTTCTGGCAAAATGCCTGGGCGTGGTGCGTATGTTTCTATTGAGCCCACTGTTGTAAAAAAAGCTTGGGATGGAAAAATTCTTGATCGTATTTTAGAAGTACCGCTAGAAGATACGTTCTATCAAGAGCTCTATGATTATGTTGACCATCAAAAAGCTCGAAGGGAACTTTTCGGAAATGAATAG
- the nusA gene encoding transcription termination factor NusA, translated as MSKEMLNALDALETEKGISKEIVIEALEAALVSAYKRHYGQAQNVEVEFDGKKGNIHVYAVKEVTEEVMDSQLEVSLKEAVKINKAYEIGDTIRFEVTPKDFGRIAAQTAKQVILQRVREAERTIIYNEFSAYENDIMQGIVERQDRRYIYVNLGKIEAVLSRQDQIPNEVYQPHDRIKVYVSKVENTSKGPQVFVSRSHPDLLKRLFEQEVPEIYDGTVEIVSVAREAGDRAKVAVRSRDENIDPVGTCVGQKGQRVQTIVNELKGENMDIVEWDEDPAVYISNALNPAQVQEVIFNENQRACTVVVPDYQLSLAIGKRGQNARLAAKLTNFKIDIKSESDMEKLREETQELPNEVPDEVEVITSLSEEQE; from the coding sequence ATGAGTAAAGAAATGTTAAATGCATTAGATGCATTGGAAACTGAAAAAGGCATTTCAAAAGAAATCGTTATTGAAGCTTTGGAAGCAGCACTTGTTTCTGCTTACAAACGTCATTATGGACAAGCTCAAAACGTAGAAGTTGAATTTGACGGAAAAAAAGGCAATATTCATGTCTATGCAGTAAAAGAGGTAACCGAAGAAGTGATGGACTCACAACTTGAAGTAAGCTTAAAAGAAGCAGTTAAAATCAATAAAGCATACGAAATTGGAGACACAATTCGCTTTGAGGTAACGCCAAAGGATTTTGGTCGTATTGCTGCTCAAACAGCAAAACAAGTTATCTTACAACGTGTGCGTGAAGCAGAGCGCACGATTATCTACAACGAATTCAGCGCCTACGAAAATGATATTATGCAAGGAATTGTTGAGCGTCAAGATAGACGTTATATCTATGTCAACTTAGGCAAAATTGAGGCTGTTTTATCACGCCAAGACCAAATCCCAAATGAAGTGTACCAACCGCATGATCGGATCAAAGTCTATGTATCAAAAGTTGAAAATACTTCTAAAGGACCTCAAGTCTTTGTAAGCCGTAGTCATCCGGATTTACTAAAACGGTTGTTTGAACAGGAAGTTCCTGAAATTTACGATGGAACAGTTGAAATCGTCAGTGTAGCTCGTGAAGCAGGAGATCGTGCAAAAGTTGCGGTTCGCTCTCGTGATGAAAACATTGATCCTGTTGGAACCTGCGTAGGTCAAAAAGGGCAACGAGTTCAAACCATTGTCAATGAATTAAAAGGTGAAAACATGGACATTGTAGAGTGGGATGAAGACCCAGCTGTGTATATTTCTAACGCACTCAACCCTGCACAAGTCCAAGAAGTGATTTTCAATGAAAATCAACGAGCATGCACCGTAGTTGTTCCTGATTATCAATTGTCATTAGCAATTGGAAAACGTGGACAAAATGCACGCTTAGCTGCAAAATTAACTAATTTTAAAATCGACATTAAATCAGAGTCTGATATGGAAAAATTGCGTGAAGAAACGCAAGAGTTACCAAATGAAGTTCCAGACGAAGTAGAAGTAATCACATCTTTATCAGAAGAGCAAGAATAA
- the infB gene encoding translation initiation factor IF-2 produces MGKRRVYELAKELDVPSKTVVDKAQTLGIDVKNHMGSLSNEDEKKIRQGLSANKGNVEKKIQNTTNKSNKPVNKPAQNKPARPAQNGPARPTQNNQNRPASSNGQTTAKTTTNANSQNRPNNNATTATNNNRGGSGNGGGYNGNQKRNNNNRGGYYNNNRPNRFNKKGKKGKRQESQKPAVPPRKFRELPEVLVYTDGMTVADLSKKLHREPAEIIKKLFMMGVMATLNQSLDKDTIELLATDYGIGAEEKVQVDVADIDKFFEVEAVNSDNLTSRPPVVTIMGHVDHGKTTLLDTLRHTKVTSGEAGGITQHIGAYQIEENGKTITFLDTPGHAAFTSMRARGASITDITILVVAADDGVMPQTVEAINHAKAADVPIIVAVNKIDKPAANPDHVMQELTEHGLIPEAWGGDTIFVPISAKFGENLDELLEMILLVAEVQELKADSSQNAIGTVIEARLDKGKGPVATLLVQQGTLRVGDPIVVGNTFGRVRVMTNDIGRRDKAAGPATPVEITGLNDVPQAGDRFVVYEDEKTARQAGEERAKRALLEQRASSSRVTLDNLFESLKEGELKEVNVIIKGDVQGSVEALSASLNKIDVEGVRVKIIHTAVGAINESDITLAAASNAIIIGFNVRPTPQAKQQAEQEEVDIRLHRIIYNVIDEIETAMKGMLDPEFEEKITGQMIVRELYKVSKVGTIAGCYVTEGSIKRDSGVRVIRDGIVIFEGTLASLKRFKDDAKEVKLGFECGAMVENFNDLKVDDVIEGFVMEEIKRA; encoded by the coding sequence ATGGGAAAAAGAAGAGTGTACGAATTAGCAAAAGAATTAGATGTACCCAGTAAAACCGTTGTTGACAAAGCACAAACTCTAGGCATTGATGTTAAAAATCATATGGGTTCTTTGTCAAATGAAGATGAGAAAAAAATTCGCCAAGGCCTAAGTGCGAATAAAGGAAATGTGGAGAAAAAAATTCAAAATACAACTAATAAATCAAATAAACCAGTAAACAAACCAGCACAAAACAAACCAGCACGTCCAGCACAAAATGGACCAGCGCGTCCAACGCAAAACAATCAAAATCGTCCAGCTTCAAGTAATGGACAAACGACTGCCAAGACAACAACCAATGCAAATAGTCAAAACCGTCCGAATAATAATGCTACGACTGCTACGAACAACAATCGTGGTGGAAGTGGCAACGGTGGCGGATACAATGGCAACCAAAAACGCAACAATAATAACCGCGGTGGCTATTACAATAACAATCGTCCAAATCGCTTTAACAAAAAAGGGAAAAAAGGCAAACGTCAAGAATCCCAAAAACCAGCAGTTCCACCACGCAAGTTTAGAGAGCTTCCAGAAGTTCTTGTGTATACAGATGGGATGACTGTTGCAGATTTGTCGAAAAAACTGCACAGAGAGCCAGCTGAAATTATTAAAAAATTATTTATGATGGGTGTTATGGCCACACTGAATCAATCGCTTGATAAAGATACAATTGAACTACTCGCGACTGATTACGGAATTGGCGCAGAAGAAAAAGTTCAAGTGGACGTAGCCGATATTGACAAGTTCTTTGAAGTCGAAGCGGTTAATTCTGACAATTTAACATCAAGACCGCCCGTTGTAACAATCATGGGACACGTTGATCATGGGAAAACAACATTGCTAGATACACTTCGTCACACAAAAGTAACCTCTGGTGAAGCAGGTGGGATTACACAACATATCGGGGCTTACCAAATCGAAGAAAATGGAAAAACGATTACTTTCTTAGATACACCAGGACATGCGGCGTTTACAAGTATGCGTGCGCGTGGAGCAAGTATCACCGATATTACGATTTTAGTTGTCGCCGCAGATGATGGGGTAATGCCTCAAACGGTTGAAGCAATCAACCATGCGAAAGCCGCAGATGTACCAATCATTGTCGCTGTAAATAAAATTGACAAGCCAGCAGCAAATCCAGATCATGTGATGCAAGAGTTGACAGAACATGGTTTGATTCCAGAAGCTTGGGGTGGAGACACGATCTTTGTGCCAATTTCAGCTAAATTTGGTGAAAATTTGGATGAGTTATTAGAAATGATTCTACTTGTGGCAGAAGTCCAAGAGCTAAAAGCAGATTCATCACAAAATGCGATTGGTACAGTAATTGAAGCTCGTCTTGACAAAGGAAAAGGGCCAGTTGCGACTCTACTAGTTCAACAAGGGACGCTACGTGTCGGAGATCCAATTGTTGTTGGGAATACCTTTGGGCGTGTGCGTGTGATGACCAATGACATCGGACGTCGTGACAAAGCAGCAGGGCCTGCAACACCAGTTGAAATTACTGGATTAAATGATGTACCGCAAGCAGGAGATCGTTTTGTTGTTTATGAAGACGAAAAAACTGCTCGCCAAGCAGGAGAAGAACGTGCTAAACGCGCCTTGTTAGAGCAACGTGCGAGCAGTAGTCGTGTAACTCTAGATAACTTGTTTGAAAGCCTAAAAGAAGGCGAGCTTAAAGAAGTCAATGTTATCATCAAAGGAGATGTGCAAGGGTCTGTTGAAGCATTGTCTGCTAGTTTGAATAAAATTGATGTCGAAGGTGTTCGAGTGAAGATTATTCATACAGCAGTTGGGGCTATTAACGAAAGTGATATCACGCTTGCAGCAGCAAGTAATGCGATTATTATTGGATTTAATGTCCGTCCTACACCGCAAGCAAAACAACAAGCAGAACAAGAAGAAGTAGACATTCGTTTACACCGTATCATCTACAACGTGATCGATGAAATCGAAACTGCGATGAAAGGGATGCTTGATCCTGAATTTGAAGAAAAAATCACAGGACAAATGATTGTTCGTGAGCTTTACAAAGTTTCAAAAGTTGGGACAATTGCCGGATGTTACGTAACAGAAGGTTCAATCAAACGTGATAGTGGTGTTCGTGTGATTCGTGATGGAATTGTAATCTTTGAAGGAACACTTGCCAGCTTGAAACGCTTTAAAGATGATGCAAAAGAGGTCAAGTTAGGCTTTGAATGTGGTGCAATGGTTGAAAACTTTAATGACCTTAAGGTAGATGACGTCATTGAAGGCTTTGTAATGGAAGAAATCAAGCGCGCATAG